A window from Theropithecus gelada isolate Dixy chromosome 1, Tgel_1.0, whole genome shotgun sequence encodes these proteins:
- the TMEM53 gene encoding transmembrane protein 53 isoform X5 codes for MVFFSESLGIPSLRVLAQKLLELLFDYEIEKEPLLFHVFSNGGVMLYRYVLELLPTRRFCHLRVVGTIFDSAPGDSNLVGALRALAAILEHRAAVLRLLLLVAFALVVVLFHVLLAPITALFHTHFYDRLQDAGSRWPELYLYSRADEVVPARDVERMVEARLARRVLARSVDFVSSAHVSHLRDYPTYYTSLCVDFMRNCVHC; via the coding sequence ATGGTCTTCTTCTCCGAGTCGCTGGGCATCCCTTCACTTCGTGTTTTGGCCCAGAAGCTGCTCGAGCTGCTCTTTGATTATGAGATTGAGAAGGAGCCCCTGCTCTTCCATGTCTTCAGCAACGGTGGCGTCATGCTGTACCGCTACGTGCTGGAGCTCCTGCCGACCCGTCGCTTCTGTCACCTGCGTGTGGTGGGCACCATCTTTGACAGCGCTCCTGGTGACAGCAACCTGGTAGGGGCTCTGCGGGCCCTGGCAGCCATCCTGGAGCACCGGGCTGCCGTGCTGCGCCTGTTGCTGCTGGTGGCCTTTGCCCTGGTGGTTGTCCTGTTCCATGTCCTGCTTGCTCCCATCACAGCCCTCTTCCACACCCACTTCTATGACAGGCTACAGGACGCGGGCTCTCGCTGGCCTGAACTTTACCTCTACTCAAGGGCTGACGAAGTAGTCCCGGCCAGAGATGTAGAACGCATGGTGGAGGCACGCCTGGCACGTCGGGTCCTGGCACGTTCTGTGGACTTCGTGTCATCTGCACACGTCAGCCACCTCCGTGACTACCCTACTTACTACACAAGCCTCTGTGTCGACTTCATGCGCAACTGTGTCCACTGCTGA